From the Telopea speciosissima isolate NSW1024214 ecotype Mountain lineage chromosome 9, Tspe_v1, whole genome shotgun sequence genome, the window ctggttattttcatcttcttttgccATTGATGTTCTCTCTGTTGGGCGGTGCGCAACCCTCAATAGAATTGTTTTGAACCCTTTGAGAGAGAGTCAATTGGGCTTGAGTTTTGGAGCATTGAATCACCACCCTAGGGCGATCCTTACCGGAGAGGTTCGCACCCAAAAGCTTTCCTTGCCCTGAGATTCAAACCTTTGAAGATTACTTGCAACTAAAAAGATCTGATTCCGGGATTAAATACTCCTTGTTTAGTTGATTTTTGTGATGAGTTCTTCTGGAATTGATAGAACATGATGTGGCGATGTTCCAAGATTTATGACaagaagagttgaaggagttatctccTTCGTACTGTGCTGTTTTCCGTCCCAGACTGAAGTcataaggttgaagacaaccataATCTGATCGTGGGTTAttacaaacccttatttttgtctttttcctaaagtacccttatcttcttttattcctctttgtccatactttacacatccctccaagtttacccttagtcattaaatcaaaatccttttatgccctttcttagattctgcttaattacaagattgccatcctTCAAACTTGAGattatttactgttttgtcATTCAACTTTGAATTTGAATGATTCTTTAATTGGGTGGGCCCCTAAgcgattacactttcatgaattttattttttttttggtaaatcactttcatgaattaaaccatagtagattagtagtacactttcctgttgatttttttatgttatagggtgtatattatagcatactaaatgacattaaaaaatagagaaaataatacatggtcgacatgatcgccatggcgggcgacgtgtcgatatatcgatcagacacccctccaccgacttggatcgccgtgacaactatgattataCATTTCCATCCTTGGGTCCTAGTAACAACAGATCAGCAGTATATATTTGCAATCATAGTTAGTCAACCAGTAGATTATAGCTACTTTTTAAAATCTAAATGCAACCTTTAGGCATTGCACATCTTAAAGCTTCCTAGCCTGAGCTTCTTGCCATTACCTTTGCCATTCAAACCTTTATTGTTCTCTATAAGATCAAAGACTTAAGCAGGTAACTGTAAACTCTTCTACTTCTTGTTAGTCAGAATATACGACTATATTCCATTATTCCCTCTTTACTTCATACAACCACGCAAAGAACGAAAACTATTGATTTATTTGTCTTACTTGGGGCATATTTGGCTAAGCCTATTGGGCTTTTTCTTATGGGCTTCTGAAAACCAGCTTCTAGTAGGCAAGGAGGTGTATCCAGTGGGGTGTCTCAGTTTGGAATCTTTTCCACCTCCAGCCTGAGAATCCAAGAAGCTGGGGATGCAGGCTTATGGACTTCTCGGGCTGAGGGCAATAAAGATTCGACTGGCCCCCTTGCCTCCTAGAAGCTGATTCTAAAATCCCATAACCAGAGGAAGCCTAATGAGGTCTCCCCAACATACACTTGGGCACCATGTTGACAGGAATTTGACCATAATTGTTAGATTTTTGTTTTCCTAGTTCTCTACTTCCAATATCAACTGAAAGAAGGGTCATTATATTAGTAAATCAATTTTTGGAGTTGTCCTTCTGGATGCCTGTGTTACTTTTCTTAGTGGAGCTGAATGTCCCTGAGCAAGGGAATCAAAATTTTCCTGATACTTACATAGCAGTGGATATGAACTTGTATTTACTTCTGTTGTAGTTGTTATTATCATTATCATGAGCAGCAGTTGTTGCAATTTATCGTCATCACCAGTATCTTGGGGTTTGTAGTAGCAGTGTCATAATCATTGTTGTCACCATTAATTTCATCAACATTATGTGGCTTTTGACAGTTAGGGCAACTTCCTTCGCTTTGGAGGATAAAGAAATTGTTTACCATGTGAGAAGCACTTCTATTAATCTTGTTTTATGAGAATGCCATGTTCCCATATTATTCTGTGCACCTAAAAGAagtgttggaattttaaattcCGTGGACATTCATAATCATCCAAGATCCACACTATACATTGTATTTAGATGGATAAGATCTGATGGGGTGGATTACAAAAACAGGGAGAAAACAAAGACAGGAGATGTAGTAGCTGAATTTGGGATTTAATGAAGGAAAAGAATTAAACAGAAACCCgatagaagaaagggggggaaagaagaaaaagattccgaatccttttttttttctctattccaTCATTCCTGCCCCTCAAAGAGGCTGCAGTAGcccttttaaagaaaataaatgtctACATACTTGCTGTGGGTGGTTATAACTGCCCACCACACCACCACTAAAaatgaaaactgaaataaaactaaCTACACTGCAATAACTGAAATAAATACTAAATGCAGGGCTGGTATgacttgggcttgggcctgagatggtaTCCCTTGGAGTATCTAATTGGGCTTGGGGTAGGGCTAGTAGGAGCAGCCCCCAAATGTCCTGCATCAACTTTCCCATGCTTTAAAAAAAGTCGACCTCGAGTTTGGATAAACCCAGGAAACCAGTCCATGTGATGCCCATCCATGCCATGCCGTTCAAAAGCTCCGGTAATTCACGAGAAGAGGGGATGAAATCTTGAAACCGCACGTCCTCCTATCAATATTGTTGAGTGGAATGCTGAAGTCATACGCCATTACTGTTGCAGGAACTCTGGTGTTGTTCGTCATTCCAACTTGGGATAAGATGGAACGATTGGTTGTTGTAATCATGTGAGTTAAGGGGTTCAATGGATGTTACAGTAAAGAGGATAAGGTAGTtgtatatgggtattttggaatTCTGGCTTGGGGTTTCCAGAACAGGGAAGGGAACAAGATAAGAGAAGTTAGATAGAACtaggagaagaaagataagagCAGTGGAAgagagactgaaagggagaagaatccGAGAGACAGAAATCTCGCAAGAGGGTGGGGAGGAAAGCATTAGCCAtgcaggaaaagaagaagaagaagagatagatTCACCCAggttgggctctgataccaaaaatGATGGGGTGGATTACAAGAGCAGGGAGAAGAACAAAGGAGATGTAGTAGCAGAATTTGGGatttaaagaaggaaaagaattaaagagagagaaaccggatagaagaagggggggggggggggaagaagaagattcagaatcctttttttttcctgttccaTCATTCCTGCCCCTCAAAGAGGATGCATTAGcccttttaaagaaaataaatgtctACATACTTGCTGTGGGGTGGTTATAACTGCCCACCACACTACCACTAAAAatgaaaagtgaaataaaactAACTACACTATAATAACTGAAATAAATACTAAATGCAGGGCTGGTAGgacttgggcttgggcctgagatggtaTCGTGGTATCCCTTGGAGTAGCtaattgggcctgggctagggCTAGTAGGAGCAGCCCCCAAATGTCCTGGATCATTGCTGTACATGATGATGCATATAAATTTTAGCCTGAGGTATGAGTCGTATGACTGCTCTTTGATTTGATACAGACCCCATTATGGATGATATCATTGTATTGGTCTGGTCTTTAGAAGTGGGAAGATTTTGTTCATCAGCAATTTTGGACATTTAAATCCATAGACCACAAATTACAATACCATGGTGTAAATGTAACTTATAAAACCATTGGAGCTAATGCTTCAACCCCAGGGTTACATGTCTTTTATAGTTTTACATCTGAAGACAGAAAGTTGCAAAATTCATTGTATTTGACTCTTACATTCTAGGGGTTTAAAAATAGGAAATCTTCAGTGGAGATTTAATATCTCGGACAAAGATATTGAATGGGAATCTTTCCATTTGATGTGTTGTGTTTGCCCTGTAGAGCCCCAACCTATTCTATTAATGCCTGTGATGGTGTACTAATCCAGTACATGCAAAAAGTACCAGGTCTATTTCATCAAACCCCAAATCAGAGTTCCTCATATACTTTTAATCAATTGAAGTATGAAGTCTATGATAGACGTGTAAGGTTTGAAATCTCGATgaaccaaaacctgaaaaatgtgCATGACCTACTACCAAAGATCCACAAGATTGGTGCATCATCTGTTTCTTGAGATACAGATGATAAAAGGAGTACTTGGCCTTTGAGAATTTCAGGGAGCTATATTCCAAATTGGGTTCTTCCCAGGATGTTACCTATGGCAGGAAGTCATTAATATTTGTTAAGCCTCTCCCAGGAAACAATGTTTTTGCAAATAGGTTTTTAGATGATGTAAAAGTGATTTGTCACCCTTGATGATgtgaaagagttttttttttctcctttccctATTTGTTTTCAATCATGCATTGTTTTTGTTGGTCCTATGCTGCTTCTGGTTGTTGAAGTAATAATTTGTCTTTATTTGTGTTGAAATAGGAAGTTCAGTAGGCACAGTTGAAGTTAAGCATCCAGCCACTGGTCCGAGTCTGAAGGAGGCTGATCTATCACTCCCTTTAGTCACGATTACAGCTCCAGAGTCAAACAGAGAAAATGGTGTGATTTGGGCACCTTCCCCTGATCGTCTTGAGCCACCTCCAAAGCCATTCCACCACTCAAATTGCTCTGACTCTCCCTGTGGGTCAGAATCTGGCTCTGACATCTTTGGCAAGCGGGAAGTGATTCACAAGTTGTGGCAGCAGTTGAAGAGAAGGGATGAGATGATCTTGGAGATGCAGGATCAGATCACAGCATTGCAGAATTCACTCAATGTTCAGCTAACAAATTCTGTTAATTTGCAGTCACAGCTGGATGCTGCGAACCAGGACCTATTTGATTCTGAGAGGGAAGTCCAGAGGCTGAGGAAGGTCATAGCAGATTACTGTGTAGGAGAAGTGGGGCCCACCAAAAAGCCCACAGTAACCGGGGACTGGtcaggagaaggaagaaatggcCATAGTAATGGATTTCCAAATGGGGAGAGTGACTTGGATATGATGGGCAATGGGAGAGGAGATGGGGAGAGGATTGAGATGCTGAAGAGGGAAGTGGGAGAGTTGAAGGAAGTAATTGAAGGAAAGGAGTACCTGCTGCAGAACTATAAAGAACAGAAGACAGAGCTATCCGTTAAGGTCAAGGAACTGCAGCATAGATTGGCCTCTCAGGTACCTAATATTTTGTAGGGAACTCAGTTTTGTGTATTTGTTGTTTGGTTTTTCATGTGCTTTTTGAAAATGTGGGAAGCTGGGCTTCCTTAATTTCCATATTCAGTAAAATGTCTCATGCCGTATGCCTTGTGTGtgcgtgtgcgtgtgtgtgtgtgtgaatgagaaaagaagtgGCAAAGTTGTTTCGCCACTTAATAGAGTTGATGCAGTTGCACTTCCATGGCTGAACAGGCTTTGACCCAGTCTGGAGGTCTCAGACCAAGAAGAACCAAGTCCAAACCTGGCTTATGGTCCAGTAAGGGTAGATAGAAGTTACTTTTGTGAACTTACATTTTATATTCTATTCCTGTTATTAGTTTAGGAATTCATTGTTTGAGTCTACATATGCAAGTACATGTAACCGTTGAGCAGTTAATGgaataaatgaaaattttaatcaGTTTTATGTTGGATGTTGTGGAGTGAACAGAATGGTCTGACTGCTgatttcttcctctccttccctgTGATTCTAAACCTCCCCTCCGAGGTGTGCTCTcttattttttcccttctttgtttagttcttcttttcattcctattccttcttcatttttgaattccttcctctccttccctgTGATTCTGAACCTCCCCTCCTCTCAGGCGTGctctcttattttttcttctttgcttagTTCTTATTTTCATTCCTATTCCTTCTTCATgtttgaatttctttagcttaTCAACCAAACTCTGTTTCTGGGTGACACTAACAGCCCCACATTGTTGGTTTGATCTCCCTGGAATTTCCATTCTTTCGTTCTCACAATTTGGAAGATACATCCCTACCCTAAGGCAAATCTGGTTACAAATTCTGTGGTTGAAAAATACCTAAATTATGAAGTCCAATTCACGTTTCAGGTCTGGTTCCTTGATTTTCCAGCCAGACCATGTTGGAGACTGCTATTGATCACATTCAAGGGGGTCGGTAGTTTCGATTCATCAAGTTGATCTGTGCTTTCTTGAGAGAGTTCTCTCAATTGACTCAAATCTGGTTTCCATGTGTTGTTGAGAAATCGTGACGGTGAAGATTAACTAAATGTTGGGATTATCCAAATAAGGAGAGATTTTGTTTAAAAGTTTTTACTTTCTAAGTTATGTTTTTGTTTacctctatattttttttgaaattcctgattttgtttcttatcCAAAGTGGTCCTAAACTCTTTCAAAAGTTTACACACTTACTACTGCTTCTTTCTATTTGGATTTCAATTACTTCGGTGGGCCCATAGCGACTTAAGTAGAGTGTTTTAGAACCTGAGATTACATCTGGGGAGTTTACATGGAAATATGTCCTGATCTAGAGAGACTTTTAATGTGAGACTGACTTTCATGGAGCCATACCCTTGGTTGAATCAAATATCACTGACCTAGTAAAATTGAGCATGGCGTTGGCAATCTTGGGCAAGGTCCTAATAAGAGTCTCATGAGGAGTCACAACTGGTACATAAACAAACATGGATTGGGTCGTTGCACCCATTTCattgaacaacaacaacaacaactcagccttatcccaactaaatggggttggctacttGGATCGttgccctccaatcaactctattcgaggtcatatttgaaacaagccctaagctatgcataaaaaaaaaaccagatacATGAAAAGAACTTGAGGTTCTACTTAGAAATTCTGATCGCATTGTCTATTATCTTTGCGTTGTTTATTTATAAACCAAGTACAGTATATGAATGAGAAATTCACCCAAATTtgtgaaaaaaaatatgaaaatgccATTAATCTCTATTATTGCATGTGTTATTATGTAGTGGAGTTAATGGAAAGCTTGTAATTTCAAACcatggttgaaacttgattggTGAGATGGGTGTGATGTCCTCTATGGCTCCATCACAGAGAACTATTGCAGTCTGAGCATTAAGTTCCAGTGAGTGACAAAAAATTGCAAATTGTAGTTGCATGAAACTGATGGTGATTCACTCAGATTATTGATACTTTATTCTCAGTTTTGGTCATTATGTGCTCAAGTCTCTGGTTGAGCTTTAAACTAATGGGTGTATTACATCTAGGTACCTAATATTTTGAAAAGCTACCCTTGCAGTATCTCATATTTGaaatagggagaatgttttctgtgccgggggcgcagCTGCCCCCACGCACATGGCGgtgagtgaaatgaccaccttgccaaTGGCCGGCCCATGTATCTGGGTGCCTGCTGCGCTGCGGCTGAGAGTTTGGGATACCTTTTTTCACAtttaaaactctctctctctctctctctctctctctctctctctctctctctccccacgACTCTACATCTCCTTCCCCACccctcctctctcctccccttcgTGGTGCCCATCTCCCTCCtcatcctttcttttttccccctctcaCCCTACCTCGCTCCCCACCCTCTCTCCCCCACCTTGACGTCTGCCCTCGTCCCCACCTCATACCCTACCCCAGAAATCTTCATTCCCAGTTTTTGGTCCAGACTCCAGCCTCCAATCGGCTTTACAATCGGTATGTAGATCCATATATAGGGTGTCCATACAATGATCAATCCAACAAAGGTTGGCCTCCACCGTTTTAATCCGGATTGACCGGAATTGGGATCGGCCTCTGTAGATTTTAAATCAGGATTGGCCTGATCTGATCTGATTTTTAAATGCCAagtgtaagggtgtcaatttagaattgaAACTGGGAATTTAAAATCGAATAAAATTAAAtcagttcagttttggtttcaaaatctgaaatctcatctgttcagtttggttttgatttcttgaTTGAaatgaaaccgaaccgaaccaaattATCTAATTTCAAATCGAATAAATCATGCATATTCTATTCAATGTTTTAATTATCGTGgatgataaattttatttcactttaatgtttgaaaaaaaCTTAGTGGACTATAACTCTAACAAACAAAGGGTTCTTTTGttgtaaaaatgtaaaaaaattccccaaatatctaaaagaGGCCCTAAACCGAATACAATTTAGGATCAAAACAAATATGAAACTGAATAAGAAACCAAACCGTGTCGGTTCAATTATGATTTGAAAACATATGCTCTTATTCGATTATCTTGAACCGAATCAAAACCGGATAAAAACGAAACCaaatcgattgacacccttaagtgGGTCCCAATCCCCTTCACCCATGTTTCATATAGACATGGATTATCCATGGCCCCATACACACCCAATTATAGATATCCTGATTCTACCCTGTGATCCTGATTGTAGCCCCTAAATCCAACCAATCAGCTGTCAGCAATATCCACGTATATTGTCTTTTTTTCCTCTGGCCTTATCCGCGATAAATCAAACGGCCAGGATCTATTGCCGGGATTACAAACTCTAGAGGTGAGACAAGGAGACAGGTAGaatatttcattttgtttacgcatcaatcaaatcaaaacattGAACAAATTTTCTGCCCTGTCATCCATCTCCACCGCCCAATCCCTGTTCCCAACACGTGGGCCCATGCAACGACAGATCTCATCACTCCATGATCCCGATGTTACGATGGGAAGATTTGTAGCCCTCCAATGGTGATGCAACTCTTGATTCTCCAACCCCACTAATCAACGAGGTGGGGCCCACTATCCATGTTCACCACGTTGCACTGTAGCAACACCTTCACATGAATCATGATCTGATTGGGTCCAATTGATCCAGTGCTCTTCACTCCACAAACCAAATTCCACCACTTCAGCTTTATCACCGTTCAAGAAGGATCAATTCATGCTTTACCGGGGAAGGTTATCTCTTCATTTctgtaaaaaataataaaaaaatgaaaaaaaaagaaaattttgacttCAAGTCTTTCAATCGGACGGCTGCCAAGCGGATGCAGTGAGCAAAGGTAGATCTTTCCATCCTAACTTCAAACACCCACTCTCCTCCACTAGAGTGTAACCCTTCCAAGGGAACATACCAAGTAACATACTCGCCTGAGCAGCTGGGTTCCCACTGAGTGAAACCGGTCGGAACCCGATTCTACACAACTCGTCCccccacctcttcatcttcaccTCACCCGTCCTCTTCGGCCCTCCAACCGCTATAATATTCCTGATCTCACACCCGAACCACTGCTTCTCCACCTGATGCCTGTCCGAATTATCGTAACTCAACCCATCACCCAGCGCGTCAAACAATGCCGAGTAGTAATGCAGAGCCTCCACAAACCTCTCCAAGAAGTTCCCTCCATGGCTCAAATCTTGCTCAACAATCGTAATCAACTTCGGGTTTAACATCTTAAGCAGCCTCAGCATCCCGAAATCCGACCCGGTTACGTCGTATAGGCAATGGTGCATCCAGTGCACAACCGTCGCTTCTTGGTTTCTCGGAGCGAGTCGACTCAGATCGGTGAAATTCCCAACCTTGCCTTCTAACGGTTGGAACTCGAACGGTAGCCCAAGCGAGTTAGCAAAATCGGAAAGTCGTCGACCGGTGGCCTCGAGGAGTTCGATCGACGATCCAACACCGGTGATTCGCATCGAACGTATCTTCCTCGATCTCGAAGCGAGGATGTGGAACAATCCTGGCCATTGAAGGCCCTGCATTATATCCAGATCGATAACGTGGACACGATCTTCAGTTTCTAGGGCTTGAAATATGGCTTGATTCGCAGTAAAATGGGAGAATTTGATCAAAGGACTGATCAAATTGTAAGATTGAAGAGCACTGCAAATCCTCTGGTTCTGAGctaaggttagggttttgtgATTGAGTGGAGTATACGTACCGAGACACGAGCTTATGATCCGAGCTTGAAGAGCTTCAGCGAAGTACGCCGCGACGCGTTCAGGTGAAGAACCGAAAGGAGATGAGAGTTCAGATATCTCTGGCAGAATTTCAGTGGCTTCGTCGAGGTTATCCATGGCAACGGCCTCGGCACACTGTAGAAGTAGTCTTAGAAGGCGGAGACCATTAGATTCACCTCCGACGACAACGATTTCTTCCTCTGGATAACCTCCGGCGAGACTTTTACCTGTATTCTGTCTTTTACGAGCTTGATCACCTTCATTTTCGCCGGAGGATTCGCCGGCACGAGAATCACGATCGATACGCTTGGTTCTCATCTTGGAATCAGAGGCAGAGTTGTGATTCGCATTAATGGAGGATTGAGGAAGTAAGCTCTGAAGCATGATcgcagagagagcgagagaaagTGAAAAGATTAATGGCGGAGAAATATTTTTCGGTGTTTTGGACCCTTTTTGAAGAAAATCTAAAATTCCACAAGAGAGGACAAAAAGTGTCATAGAGCTGCAGACCGAGTTgcagaagatagagagagagagagacagagaagtgGCTTTGCTTGGCTGGTATAGCCGTTAAGTTCTCCGTTAATTAGCCGTCAAGTCCGTCGTTTGGTGGCCGTCCGTTGTTAAGGCCTTATCAGCTAATAATTTAACGGCTAACTGCGTCATTGTAGATTCCCATTGGCGGTTATCTTGGGAATATCGTTTGCCTGATTTGTCTTATTATGTTCATTGAGATATAAATAGTAAAATAGACAATCGTGCTTTCTTTAATCATCGCGTACTATGGATAAAAAATGTCTCAATTGATCTGGAGCGTCCATTAAGTATCTGCTATTGTGTACTTAAACGGAGACTCTTACGTCGTTCTCATAAGTAAGCCCCATTTTTGTTGGAAGGTCTAAACCCATATTCCACGTATCAAACTTAGGGCTAGGAAATTGTTTTCTTGGTGGGGCCCTTGTAAAATTAGCCAATTATTGGCGGCCCACATCACATGACAAGTGGTGGACAAGAAATCAGTTTGTGGTGGCTTCGTGGATGTCTCATTCCGGTTGCAGTTGGCAAGCAAAGTGGCTAATGAAGAGAAGGTGAACCAGTTACCGGCTAAGTGGGTTTCCATCCGGTTCATCATAAAATATAACGAACCGGATGGTTCAACTGTTCAAGCGGCTGAGTCAGGTAAAGATTGGTATAGTACTAGAGTCAATATTTTAAATCAAGGTATCATTGCCGATTTCAATATGCATTGGTCGTATCAAGCCAAATTGGATGGTTTTGTCcgcaattttgatttttttcgtttgaaaaaaggaaaaaaaaaaacgctgCTTGGTCGCATGACACCTACGCCCAAACACAATAATGCATAAAATTACCATCCAACCCTCTCTTCTGAAATCTAAAAAACTCATCTATGTTGATACCCCTACACGACCAAGCAGCGATTtcttgcccaaaaaaatatatattttttgaacagTTTTATTCCCAATAAAGATTTTTCCATTGATATTGGATTAGGTAGGTATCGGTGACAAAAACGACCTATACTGATACGGATCGACTGATACACCTAATCCAATACCAATATAGAATCGTAGATACAGTGGCCATGTTTAATCTCCTTTTGTGGCCAATATGTGAATTATCACGTACCTCTAGACTTAATTGATTTGTGAAAACAAATCCAATTAGCTAGACTGATCAAACCACTTGAATAAACAAAATGTTTTCTTCCCTGTCACTATGTTTAGTGAAGTGTAATGTTTCGctatttgccacatgacagtgtatgggttagtccatgtgatagaggaccaaaCAATCATCttattggtacaatttcagcttaaaatgaataGAGGAAGTAGTTAtatttacaaaagatgtcattttatattttatattaatcttcttttgatggcaatttgataattttactaaaacttgaATGAGAATTTCAATAACTTTTCTTACTTAATTTGAACTAAAATTTGGCTATTGAAATGTATGTGGGGTCCTCTATTATATGGACTTATCCATGTTCTGTCAAGTGACAAATAATGAAGCGTTATACTTAACAAGGCATAGTAACACTCGGACACCTAGAAGGACCCCTAAACGATATAGATACGTCTCAATTATAAATGAAAATTCTCTCTTATGTTctgaaaaaaccaaataaatgtCAAACCACAAAAGGGTTCTTTAGATTCAACTGAACCGTTatcttttaattaaaattttttgaaccgttaatttttaattaaaaaataaatctaattgGAAAACTAAGAATAAAGTAGGTGAGACTTTGATTTGAGAACAAAACTATGAGGACCACAGAGCAAGTTACCTAACCTTTCCATGTGATTGGTCTACCTTTTTTgacaagagaaaataaaaatagaaaaatccaACTATACCATTCAATTCACTGGTCAGCTACCTAAAAGGAACTTGGGATCCTTTATCCATAATCAGTAAATCTGATATTAAAACTATAGTCCAACCTTGACAAACCCCACCAACCCATTTTTCTAAAATTCTTGGCAACCACAAGTGAGGAGGTGTGGTTGAATTTTCAACCATCGATGTAAAGAACTACTAAAGTCCAGCCCAAAATCGATTGAACCGGACAAATTTAACCGGTTCAACCTGAATCAAATTATATCTTAGTCGATTCGCTTTGGTTTTATATAATAGAAAGAAACTGAAGATTGATTGGATAGATTGAAAATGGAATAGCGAATCAAATCGAGAACCAAACCAATTGATAATAAAAGGAGAAGGTTCTTTAAGCAAGCAAGATAGGGCAGCGTGCCAATGAGGTTTGACAATTCGATATCATATTTATAGGtcagcaaggtcatttcatgtgaggaggaaaAAATAGACATAGAGTTATTAGCATACGTTGCCTTGACAGCTCAAAGAACCTTTAAAATTGTATTGGACTGAAAACCGATATGAGACCGATATAAGCCCTTTAAACAAAATCGATAAAAGTGAATCAAATTGGACCGAAACCAAACATGAGATTTTGAGTTGCTAATTTGGCTTTGGTTTGGCCCATTTGGAATAGAAACTGATTCAACCTAgtcgaaatcaaaccaaacagaTTGATTGACACCTCTACCAATTCGGATCCAATTCCTTTACTTCCACCTGCCCGGTATTGCCatgcgccccacacacaagtaaggtggaatgtaccgccttacccttgcccgagtgccttgcccgagcaagggtaaggctgtaTATTttgccttgcttgtgtgtggggcacaCACGACAGTAGgggcaggcagaagtagaggagcCGAATTGTACCAATTCACCACAATAAGTTCAATTTTGAgcactc encodes:
- the LOC122640068 gene encoding uncharacterized protein LOC122640068 isoform X1, whose product is MKPRTKEISRGQQSKNLQGEGPNWVLIVGGALLSTLSIRLGYKLRQGPDTKRLDNNCNGLKGNVKSTDKRRSRACKMHSSVYSFTQDEDGCYNCISGSSVGTVEVKHPATGPSLKEADLSLPLVTITAPESNRENGVIWAPSPDRLEPPPKPFHHSNCSDSPCGSESGSDIFGKREVIHKLWQQLKRRDEMILEMQDQITALQNSLNVQLTNSVNLQSQLDAANQDLFDSEREVQRLRKVIADYCVGEVGPTKKPTVTGDWSGEGRNGHSNGFPNGESDLDMMGNGRGDGERIEMLKREVGELKEVIEGKEYLLQNYKEQKTELSVKVKELQHRLASQVPNIL
- the LOC122640068 gene encoding uncharacterized protein LOC122640068 isoform X2, whose product is MKPRTKEISRGQQSKNLQGEGPNWVLIVGGALLSTLSIRLGYKLRQGNVKSTDKRRSRACKMHSSVYSFTQDEDGCYNCISGSSVGTVEVKHPATGPSLKEADLSLPLVTITAPESNRENGVIWAPSPDRLEPPPKPFHHSNCSDSPCGSESGSDIFGKREVIHKLWQQLKRRDEMILEMQDQITALQNSLNVQLTNSVNLQSQLDAANQDLFDSEREVQRLRKVIADYCVGEVGPTKKPTVTGDWSGEGRNGHSNGFPNGESDLDMMGNGRGDGERIEMLKREVGELKEVIEGKEYLLQNYKEQKTELSVKVKELQHRLASQVPNIL
- the LOC122640067 gene encoding scarecrow-like protein 23 — its product is MTLFVLSCGILDFLQKGSKTPKNISPPLIFSLSLALSAIMLQSLLPQSSINANHNSASDSKMRTKRIDRDSRAGESSGENEGDQARKRQNTGKSLAGGYPEEEIVVVGGESNGLRLLRLLLQCAEAVAMDNLDEATEILPEISELSSPFGSSPERVAAYFAEALQARIISSCLGTYTPLNHKTLTLAQNQRICSALQSYNLISPLIKFSHFTANQAIFQALETEDRVHVIDLDIMQGLQWPGLFHILASRSRKIRSMRITGVGSSIELLEATGRRLSDFANSLGLPFEFQPLEGKVGNFTDLSRLAPRNQEATVVHWMHHCLYDVTGSDFGMLRLLKMLNPKLITIVEQDLSHGGNFLERFVEALHYYSALFDALGDGLSYDNSDRHQVEKQWFGCEIRNIIAVGGPKRTGEVKMKRWGDELCRIGFRPVSLSGNPAAQASMLLGMFPWKGYTLVEESGCLKLGWKDLPLLTASAWQPSD